One window from the genome of Oryza glaberrima chromosome 3, OglaRS2, whole genome shotgun sequence encodes:
- the LOC127766949 gene encoding uncharacterized protein LOC127766949 isoform X2 yields MLQLPFSPKESWSSPVNSAIGHVRKIRRRAGHFLSRSSKNKAAHSKGGQTTKSLISGDLHSGSIQDVWATLSAEVASKLSKSVVSLALSDGNIPIYACSGTAISCQEGSGTIFLTSASLVRAFYDTEEIYDNLKIEVRHEGNEVYKGYLAKYDLDKNFAVVYTMESLDVHVVLSEHLKDRYAKKKLVAVSRNKYGGLITKSVMVGSHHNSNRSEVCHDISVMAEDWEGGPLFDFDGKFVGMNKFLAMDTTFILSWMSILIIFKHYLPTLQNRILKRLQNLKRVRDGEGPGELSDCHPEAPVHRGGLDKEHVEYLNSLGYPKPPVNVLDDGLILAYSFEENFGFVYGEVIKKFPCDIHQSVVALASFKGERRFFACTGFFIEWKGCTIILTSASLVAESGDRNKIDENLRIEVLLPNEQRRQGTLQHYSLHYNVALVSVNDMDFHARPANMKLDNECPPQVAALGRCFESGKIMAVCGDLVDWTGTLDCNFLIRSSCKTTKAGIGGPLIGLDGKVIGMNFYDKKIGTPYMPWDVILKILACFENESAAEVGNGSDPSDAPGWKIPGDGSVKLNRWPVPLPYWRPHDDVEEQEPPEGCEYQCTYRNGERWCYR; encoded by the exons ATGTTGCAGCTACCTTTCTCCCCCAAAGAGAGTTGGAGTTCACCAG TCAATTCAGCCATTGGGCACGTGCGGAAAATTAGGAGGAGGGCTGGTCATTTTCTCTCAAGAAGCTCCAAGAATAAGGCTGCTCACAGTAAGGGGGGACAGACAACCAAGTCATTGATCTCAG GCGACTTACATTCGGGCTCTATTCAAGATGTCTGGGCTACTCTCAGCGCTGAAGTTGCATCAAAATTGTCTAAAAGCGTTGTTTCTCTGGCTTTGTCTGATG GAAACATACCGATATATGCATGCTCAGGCACAGCTATCAGTTGCCAGGAGGGGTCTGGTACAATTTTTCTGACTTCGGCTAGTTTGGTTAGAGCTTTCTATGATACTGAAGAAATTTATGATAACTTAAAG ATTGAAGTGCGCCATGAAGGCAATGAAGTGTACAAGGGTTATTTGGCAAAATATGATTTAGACAAGAACTTTGCTGTTGTCTACACCATGGAGTCTCTTGATGTTCATGTTGTACTTTCCGAACATTTGAAGGATAGGTATGCCAAAAAGAAGCTAGTAGCTGTATCGCGTAACAAGTATGGCGGATTAATTACCAAAAGTGTGATGGTGGGTAGTCATCATAATTCAAACAGATCTGAAGTTTGTCATGACATTTCGGTGATGGCTGAG GACTGGGAAGGTGGACCTCTCTTTGACTTTGATGGGAAATTTGTTGGCATGAATAAGTTTTTGGCTATGGATACAACCTTTATCCTGTCATGGATGTCAATTCTCATTATCTTTAAGCATTATTTGCCAACCCTGCAAAACAGGATTCTTAAACGGTTACAAAATTTGAAAAGAGTCAG GGATGGAGAGGGACCGGGTGAGCTATCTGACTGTCATCCAGAAG CACCAGTTCATAGAGGTGGTCTCGATAAGGAACACGTTGAGTATCTAAACTCCTTGGGTTATCCCAAGCCACCAGTAAACGTGTTAGATG ATGGCTTGATATTGGCTTATTCTTTTGAGGAGAATTTTGGCTTTGTATATGGTGAAGTCATTAAAAAGTTTCCTTGTGACATACATCAAAGTGTTGTTGCACTTGCTTCATTCAAAG GAGAAAGGAGATTTTTCGCATGCACGGGTTTTTTTATAGAATGGAAGGGATGTACAATTATTCTGACATCAGCGAGCTTGGTTGCAGAGTCTGGTGACAGAAACAAGATTGATGAAAACTTGAGG ATTGAAGTGTTGCTTCCAAACGAACAACGCAGACAAGGGACATTACAGCATTATAGTTTACACTACAATGTTGCTCTAGTCAGTGTCAACGACATGGATTTCCATGCTCGTCCAGCAAATATGAAGCTTGACAATGAGTGTCCACCTCAAGTAGCAGCTCTAGGGCGTTGCTTCGAATCAGGCAAAATAATGGCTGTATGTGGGGATTTGGTTGACTGGACTGGCACACTTGATTGCAATTTCCTTATACGTTCCTCATGCAAAACTACTAAG GCTGGAATCGGAGGACCTCTTATTGGTTTGGATGGGAAAGTTATTGGCATGAACttctatgataaaaaaataggaaCCCCTTACATGCCATGGGATGTAATTCTTAAAATTCTGGCATGTTTTGAGAATGAAAG TGCTGCTGAAGTTGGCAATGGTAGTGATCCATCTGATGCGCCTGGCTGGAAAATCCCTGGAGATGGCAGTGTCAAGCTAAACAG GTGGCCTGTGCCCTTGCCATATTGGCGTCCTCATGACGATGTGGAAGAGCAAGAACCCCCAGAGGGCTGTGAATACCAGTGCACATACAGAAATGGTGAAAGATGGTGCTACCGGTAG
- the LOC127769012 gene encoding uncharacterized protein LOC127769012 has protein sequence MAEPVQSQIRRRSSRSVVCVTVTYPPGDKDIFGIVIGLSSKNAIVITCGHYFYEEVLGIGVTFEYEKILVDTDHILFNADIAMIPVSIPEGFDITDVEEIPLCETLPSLHENIHLFSPEYCRVTSGNIIGTTSDIAFQCNPCISEDSEFGAPLLNNSFELIGMSTGYGRLYLTAISSISIARAIERTQGRQFQGVQHALQHLRSNRL, from the exons ATGGCAGAGCCG GTTCAATCCCAGATTCGACGCAGGAGTAGTAGAAGTGTTGTTTGTGTTACCGTCACGTACCCACCTGGCGATAAAGACATATTCGGCATAGTTATTGGCCTGAGTTCAAAAAATGCCATCGTAATAACATGCGGGCATTACTTTTATGAGGAAGTTTTAGGGATCGGGGTGACTTTTGAGTATGAAAAAATTCTTGTTGACACAGATCACATTCTATTTAATGCTGATATCGCCATGATCCCTGTTTCCATACCGGAAGGTTTTGATATTACCGATGTAGAAGAGATTCCTCTGTGTGAAACGCTTCCCAGCCTGCATGAGAATATCCATCTCTTCAGTCCTGAATATTGCAGGGTTACTTCTGGGAACATTAT CGGAACTACCAGCGATATAGCATTTCAGTGTAATCCTTGTATATCTGAGGACTCCGAATTTGGGGCTCCTCTTCTTAACAACAGTTTCGAATTGATTGGCATGTCTACTGGTTACGGAAGGCTGTACCTTACTGCTATAAGCAGTATCTCAATTGCACGCGCAATTGAGCGAACCCAGGGAAGACAGTTTCAG GGAGTCCAGCATGCCTTGCAACATCTACGAAGCAACAGGCTCTAG
- the LOC127766949 gene encoding uncharacterized protein LOC127766949 isoform X3, whose translation MLQLPFSPKESWSSPVNSAIGHVRKIRRRAGHFLSRSSKNKAAHSKGGQTTKSLISGDLHSGSIQDVWATLSAEVASKLSKSVVSLALSDGNIPIYACSGTAISCQEGSGTIFLTSASLVRAFYDTEEIYDNLKIEVRHEGNEVYKGYLAKYDLDKNFAVVYTMESLDVHVVLSEHLKDRYAKKKLVAVSRNKYGGLITKSVMVGSHHNSNRSEVCHDISVMAEDWEGGPLFDFDGKFVGMNKFLAMDTTFILSWMSILIIFKHYLPTLQNRILKRLQNLKRVRDGEGPGELSDCHPEVHRGGLDKEHVEYLNSLGYPKPPVNVLDDGLILAYSFEENFGFVYGEVIKKFPCDIHQSVVALASFKGERRFFACTGFFIEWKGCTIILTSASLVAESGDRNKIDENLRIEVLLPNEQRRQGTLQHYSLHYNVALVSVNDMDFHARPANMKLDNECPPQVAALGRCFESGKIMAVCGDLVDWTGTLDCNFLIRSSCKTTKAGIGGPLIGLDGKVIGMNFYDKKIGTPYMPWDVILKILACFENESSAAEVGNGSDPSDAPGWKIPGDGSVKLNRWPVPLPYWRPHDDVEEQEPPEGCEYQCTYRNGERWCYR comes from the exons ATGTTGCAGCTACCTTTCTCCCCCAAAGAGAGTTGGAGTTCACCAG TCAATTCAGCCATTGGGCACGTGCGGAAAATTAGGAGGAGGGCTGGTCATTTTCTCTCAAGAAGCTCCAAGAATAAGGCTGCTCACAGTAAGGGGGGACAGACAACCAAGTCATTGATCTCAG GCGACTTACATTCGGGCTCTATTCAAGATGTCTGGGCTACTCTCAGCGCTGAAGTTGCATCAAAATTGTCTAAAAGCGTTGTTTCTCTGGCTTTGTCTGATG GAAACATACCGATATATGCATGCTCAGGCACAGCTATCAGTTGCCAGGAGGGGTCTGGTACAATTTTTCTGACTTCGGCTAGTTTGGTTAGAGCTTTCTATGATACTGAAGAAATTTATGATAACTTAAAG ATTGAAGTGCGCCATGAAGGCAATGAAGTGTACAAGGGTTATTTGGCAAAATATGATTTAGACAAGAACTTTGCTGTTGTCTACACCATGGAGTCTCTTGATGTTCATGTTGTACTTTCCGAACATTTGAAGGATAGGTATGCCAAAAAGAAGCTAGTAGCTGTATCGCGTAACAAGTATGGCGGATTAATTACCAAAAGTGTGATGGTGGGTAGTCATCATAATTCAAACAGATCTGAAGTTTGTCATGACATTTCGGTGATGGCTGAG GACTGGGAAGGTGGACCTCTCTTTGACTTTGATGGGAAATTTGTTGGCATGAATAAGTTTTTGGCTATGGATACAACCTTTATCCTGTCATGGATGTCAATTCTCATTATCTTTAAGCATTATTTGCCAACCCTGCAAAACAGGATTCTTAAACGGTTACAAAATTTGAAAAGAGTCAG GGATGGAGAGGGACCGGGTGAGCTATCTGACTGTCATCCAGAAG TTCATAGAGGTGGTCTCGATAAGGAACACGTTGAGTATCTAAACTCCTTGGGTTATCCCAAGCCACCAGTAAACGTGTTAGATG ATGGCTTGATATTGGCTTATTCTTTTGAGGAGAATTTTGGCTTTGTATATGGTGAAGTCATTAAAAAGTTTCCTTGTGACATACATCAAAGTGTTGTTGCACTTGCTTCATTCAAAG GAGAAAGGAGATTTTTCGCATGCACGGGTTTTTTTATAGAATGGAAGGGATGTACAATTATTCTGACATCAGCGAGCTTGGTTGCAGAGTCTGGTGACAGAAACAAGATTGATGAAAACTTGAGG ATTGAAGTGTTGCTTCCAAACGAACAACGCAGACAAGGGACATTACAGCATTATAGTTTACACTACAATGTTGCTCTAGTCAGTGTCAACGACATGGATTTCCATGCTCGTCCAGCAAATATGAAGCTTGACAATGAGTGTCCACCTCAAGTAGCAGCTCTAGGGCGTTGCTTCGAATCAGGCAAAATAATGGCTGTATGTGGGGATTTGGTTGACTGGACTGGCACACTTGATTGCAATTTCCTTATACGTTCCTCATGCAAAACTACTAAG GCTGGAATCGGAGGACCTCTTATTGGTTTGGATGGGAAAGTTATTGGCATGAACttctatgataaaaaaataggaaCCCCTTACATGCCATGGGATGTAATTCTTAAAATTCTGGCATGTTTTGAGAATGAAAG TAGTGCTGCTGAAGTTGGCAATGGTAGTGATCCATCTGATGCGCCTGGCTGGAAAATCCCTGGAGATGGCAGTGTCAAGCTAAACAG GTGGCCTGTGCCCTTGCCATATTGGCGTCCTCATGACGATGTGGAAGAGCAAGAACCCCCAGAGGGCTGTGAATACCAGTGCACATACAGAAATGGTGAAAGATGGTGCTACCGGTAG
- the LOC127769011 gene encoding uncharacterized protein LOC127769011, translating into MKPFMKHLARLLCLRTRGRRGADRQRHRRRGLNLNTNPPQVDVERARQHRPSIVIVYPVKVIDGRRVVMHGAGSGFIISSTADGKCIVLTCRHVVKGSKGFDPATDLLRIRFLQGVEEDMQGQLILEDPFLDIAFILVSNMPIMLPALRFAPGVDLPVGTPVFLLGNCFLEQLPGCDIQTAIMPTIPTVSPGGISAPCKVEYGPHITRREIQFTCPNKAGYSGSPLLHEEKVIGILGHGAYQASLAVCTENLITFLETRLGVDEGTIPVEDLIQMLYQYRT; encoded by the exons ATGAAACCATTCATGAAACACCTGGCACGCCTGCTATGTCTACGTACTCGAGGGCGGAGGGGCGCAGACCGTCAAAGGCATCGCCGCCGTG gtCTCAATTTGAATACCAATCCACCTCAAGTCGATGTGGAGCGTGCTCGTCAACATCGGCCCAGCATTGTTATCGTTTACCCTGTCAAAGTGATTGATGGCCGTCGAGTCGTTATGCATGGTGCGGGCTCTGGATTTATCATCAGTTCTACAGCAGATGGCAAGTGCATTGTACTCACATGTCGCCATGTGGTCAAAGGAAGCAAGGGCTTTGACCCAGCTACGGATTTGCTGCGTATTAGGTTTCTGCAGGGTGTTGAAGAGGACATGCAAGGTCAATTAATATTAGAAGATCCATTTTTAGACATTGCCTTCATCTTAGTTAGTAACATGCCAATTATGCTGCCGGCGTTGCGTTTTGCCCCGGGAGTGGATTTGCCAGTCGGCACTCCTGTCTTCCTCCTAGGAAACTGCTTTCTGGAGCAACTCCCAGGCTGCGATATTCAAACTGCAATTATGCCAACAATACCTACTGTATCCCCAGGTGGAATAAG TGCACCATGCAAAGTGGAATATGGTCCTCATATAACAAGAAGAGAGATTCAATTTACATGCCCAAACAAAGCAGGTTACTCTGGAAGTCCCCTCCTGCATGAAGAAAAGGTTATTGGAATACTAGGGCATGGCGCATACCAAGCATCACTTGCAGTTTGCACTGAAAATTTGATCACCTTTTTGGAAACGAGGCTTGGT GTGGACGAAGGTACGATCCCTGTTGAAGACTTGATCCAGATGTTATATCAGTACCGTACTTAG
- the LOC127766949 gene encoding uncharacterized protein LOC127766949 isoform X1 has protein sequence MLQLPFSPKESWSSPVNSAIGHVRKIRRRAGHFLSRSSKNKAAHSKGGQTTKSLISGDLHSGSIQDVWATLSAEVASKLSKSVVSLALSDGNIPIYACSGTAISCQEGSGTIFLTSASLVRAFYDTEEIYDNLKIEVRHEGNEVYKGYLAKYDLDKNFAVVYTMESLDVHVVLSEHLKDRYAKKKLVAVSRNKYGGLITKSVMVGSHHNSNRSEVCHDISVMAEDWEGGPLFDFDGKFVGMNKFLAMDTTFILSWMSILIIFKHYLPTLQNRILKRLQNLKRVRDGEGPGELSDCHPEAPVHRGGLDKEHVEYLNSLGYPKPPVNVLDDGLILAYSFEENFGFVYGEVIKKFPCDIHQSVVALASFKGERRFFACTGFFIEWKGCTIILTSASLVAESGDRNKIDENLRIEVLLPNEQRRQGTLQHYSLHYNVALVSVNDMDFHARPANMKLDNECPPQVAALGRCFESGKIMAVCGDLVDWTGTLDCNFLIRSSCKTTKAGIGGPLIGLDGKVIGMNFYDKKIGTPYMPWDVILKILACFENESSAAEVGNGSDPSDAPGWKIPGDGSVKLNRWPVPLPYWRPHDDVEEQEPPEGCEYQCTYRNGERWCYR, from the exons ATGTTGCAGCTACCTTTCTCCCCCAAAGAGAGTTGGAGTTCACCAG TCAATTCAGCCATTGGGCACGTGCGGAAAATTAGGAGGAGGGCTGGTCATTTTCTCTCAAGAAGCTCCAAGAATAAGGCTGCTCACAGTAAGGGGGGACAGACAACCAAGTCATTGATCTCAG GCGACTTACATTCGGGCTCTATTCAAGATGTCTGGGCTACTCTCAGCGCTGAAGTTGCATCAAAATTGTCTAAAAGCGTTGTTTCTCTGGCTTTGTCTGATG GAAACATACCGATATATGCATGCTCAGGCACAGCTATCAGTTGCCAGGAGGGGTCTGGTACAATTTTTCTGACTTCGGCTAGTTTGGTTAGAGCTTTCTATGATACTGAAGAAATTTATGATAACTTAAAG ATTGAAGTGCGCCATGAAGGCAATGAAGTGTACAAGGGTTATTTGGCAAAATATGATTTAGACAAGAACTTTGCTGTTGTCTACACCATGGAGTCTCTTGATGTTCATGTTGTACTTTCCGAACATTTGAAGGATAGGTATGCCAAAAAGAAGCTAGTAGCTGTATCGCGTAACAAGTATGGCGGATTAATTACCAAAAGTGTGATGGTGGGTAGTCATCATAATTCAAACAGATCTGAAGTTTGTCATGACATTTCGGTGATGGCTGAG GACTGGGAAGGTGGACCTCTCTTTGACTTTGATGGGAAATTTGTTGGCATGAATAAGTTTTTGGCTATGGATACAACCTTTATCCTGTCATGGATGTCAATTCTCATTATCTTTAAGCATTATTTGCCAACCCTGCAAAACAGGATTCTTAAACGGTTACAAAATTTGAAAAGAGTCAG GGATGGAGAGGGACCGGGTGAGCTATCTGACTGTCATCCAGAAG CACCAGTTCATAGAGGTGGTCTCGATAAGGAACACGTTGAGTATCTAAACTCCTTGGGTTATCCCAAGCCACCAGTAAACGTGTTAGATG ATGGCTTGATATTGGCTTATTCTTTTGAGGAGAATTTTGGCTTTGTATATGGTGAAGTCATTAAAAAGTTTCCTTGTGACATACATCAAAGTGTTGTTGCACTTGCTTCATTCAAAG GAGAAAGGAGATTTTTCGCATGCACGGGTTTTTTTATAGAATGGAAGGGATGTACAATTATTCTGACATCAGCGAGCTTGGTTGCAGAGTCTGGTGACAGAAACAAGATTGATGAAAACTTGAGG ATTGAAGTGTTGCTTCCAAACGAACAACGCAGACAAGGGACATTACAGCATTATAGTTTACACTACAATGTTGCTCTAGTCAGTGTCAACGACATGGATTTCCATGCTCGTCCAGCAAATATGAAGCTTGACAATGAGTGTCCACCTCAAGTAGCAGCTCTAGGGCGTTGCTTCGAATCAGGCAAAATAATGGCTGTATGTGGGGATTTGGTTGACTGGACTGGCACACTTGATTGCAATTTCCTTATACGTTCCTCATGCAAAACTACTAAG GCTGGAATCGGAGGACCTCTTATTGGTTTGGATGGGAAAGTTATTGGCATGAACttctatgataaaaaaataggaaCCCCTTACATGCCATGGGATGTAATTCTTAAAATTCTGGCATGTTTTGAGAATGAAAG TAGTGCTGCTGAAGTTGGCAATGGTAGTGATCCATCTGATGCGCCTGGCTGGAAAATCCCTGGAGATGGCAGTGTCAAGCTAAACAG GTGGCCTGTGCCCTTGCCATATTGGCGTCCTCATGACGATGTGGAAGAGCAAGAACCCCCAGAGGGCTGTGAATACCAGTGCACATACAGAAATGGTGAAAGATGGTGCTACCGGTAG